In Podospora pseudopauciseta strain CBS 411.78 chromosome 3, whole genome shotgun sequence, one genomic interval encodes:
- a CDS encoding hypothetical protein (COG:K; EggNog:ENOG503NZ8F), with protein MDAATLLRQTIGAYAPRPLQPGHFNYPRRPPPSHLGHFGENLSNGPAQHQGTVHTLTACCRCRQRKTKCDPALPRCSPCDRAGQTCEYFDTTKNRKMNRTYVVDLQKKVQRLEAELEQLTGEDPNDDDDMVTPGGLVHLDKKSVESPRYLGPSSGIAMTRILMEEAKRYTDSLRISSLIPELRSRRIDQRDRMQSVVMGSFSGPSGPRAVDFPLTADIPAKEFPTRAMTENLWRVFKERIQVFTPVFHETVFAQDLEAVFNGDTDHYRLFAVNMMIAISLAKVDRWAGLPDTYYLAAMEHFDHVVRPKDLKTLQCLILIVQYSLLMPIKIAVYHVVGLAIKICQQWALGDENTWAMGDSDLQSLDLKRRLVWIVLTTELGLAHMLGRPSGFSRTGDMIKVKFFETVQDEDITPDATPESILQGRFCERKTIAIHYCKMRLMQAEIRRVLYEQERPARTTDVDPWVQQMDQKLKDWLDSCPEQPPLFKPWFTNRYHAVMIILYRPSPQVLKPTARAARICFEAAKSIITSSSTGPDREQPTFDRTWVFLQTINSSLNALLWSIGYPEVRAQNSREDVEQLVQDGINIITNFHPKWPGVQEAINLYEVLSKACLQSYTAKVTFELSSPMPSAPNGHFKSPFLTEDGNSPDSENSSPQGQQSHSATSLFSNQSPFGYNIEPPYNFDQGAEYTNQSPFQNQPAFRSNSIFMNPISSLTDAHGRRLSELAPESTPYQTPAAERKAGTPPMPTGTASSLPTPPESLPPPSAKSSHMSLSPRLVGTPRGPSPTPTPTLHHASPLPMVTRHSPVPATHGLAEYGFGQPYGQQQPGPPTSSMAAPSNIPAFTIPPIPGSNAQRATRVTNWSNPPAPILQPHTFAGANSASIWEPPTQQQGGYAFAGSSLQHPPPTQFSLPPAPAIQHSAQPQQQQQPQQQQPQQQQHQTLQPRSHHPPSHQLQPHQLQPHQQLHQQQLQQQQQQLQQQQQQQQTQQAYNPYSPYHNLPMEGAPWHNSTSAGGLLSWEGYGNQYFGNERHDSLTQEQQTQLLNILEADGMSDISAYLATGNAANGGHGTGNW; from the exons ATGGACGCTGCCACTCTGCTGCGCCAGACCATTGGCGCGTATGCCCCGCGACCACTCCAGCCAGGCCATTTTAACTACCCACGCCGTCCGCCGCCCTCGCATCTCGGCCATTTTGGAGAAAACCTGAGCAATGGGCCGGCCCAACACCAAGGGACGGTGCATACCTTGACAGCATGCTGCAGGTGCAGACAG AGGAAAACGAAATGCGATCCAGCCCTCCCACGATGTAGTCCCTGCGACCGCGCCGGCCAGACATGCGAGTACTTCGACACGACAAAAAACCGCAAGATGAACCGGACCTACGTTGTAGACCTCCAAAAAAAGGTCCAGCGTCTAGAGGCCGAACTCGAACAGCTCACGGGGGAGGATCCaaacgatgacgacgacatggTAACGCCAGGCGGGCTGGTTCATTTGGACAAAAAGTCCGTCGAATCCCCTCGGTATCTGGGCCCCAGCAGCGGCATCGCGATGACGCGCATTCtcatggaggaggcgaaaCGCTATACCGACTCCCTCCGCATCTCTTCCTTGATCCCGGAATTACGCTCCAGGAGAATCGACCAGCGGGACCGTATGCAAAGCGTTGTCATGGGAAGCTTCAGCGGACCCTCAGGTCCCAGGGCAGTCGACTTTCCCTTGACGGCCGATATTCCTGCCAAAGAGTTCCCCACGAGAGCCATGACAGAGAACCTGTGGAGAGTTTTCAAAGAAAGAATACAAGTATTCACCCCGGTTTTCCATGAGACTGTCTTTGCTCAAGATCTCGAGGCCGTTTTCAATGGTGATACGGACCACTACCGCCTCTTTGCTGTCAACATGATGATTGCCATCAGTCTGGCCAAGGTCGACAGGTGGGCCGGATTGCCAGATACATACTACCTTGCTGCCATGGAGCATTTCGACCACGTTGTCAGACCAAAGGATCTGAAGACCTTACAATGTTTGATCTTGATCGTACAGTACTCGCTGCTGATGCCCATCAAGATTGCCGTTTACCACGTGGTTGGGCTTGCCATCAAAATATGCCAGCAATGGGCCCTCGGGGACGAAAACACATGGGCCATGGGTGACAGCGATCTTCAAAGCCTTGATTTGAAGAGAAGGTTGGTCTGGATTGTGCTCACGACCGAGTTGGGCCTCGCCCATATGCTGGGACGCCCCAGCGGGTTTTCGAGAACCGGTGACATGATAAAGGTGAAGTTCTTCGAGACGGTTCAGGATGAGGACATCACGCCAGATGCGACGCCCGAGAGCATCCTACAGGGTCGCTTCTGTGAACGGAAAACCATCGCCATACATTACTGCAAGATGCGGCTGATGCAGGCCGAGATCCGGCGGGTGCTCTACGAACAGGAACGACCGGCACGAACAACGGATGTAGATCCTTGGGTCCAACAAATGGACCAAAAGTTGAAGGATTGGCTGGACTCTTGTCCAGAACAGCCTCCCCTGTTCAAGCCTTG GTTTACAAACCGATATCACGCCGTCATGATCATTCTCTACCGGCCATCACCCCAAGTGCTTAAGCCAACTGCCAGGGCGGCTAGAATTTGCTTTGAAGCAGCAAAGTCCATCATCACATCCTCTTCGACAGGACCTGATCGGGAGCAGCCCACGTTTGACCGGACATGGGTGTTCCTGCAGACCATCAACTCGTCGCTCAATGCCCTTCTCTGGTCTATTGGGTACCCTGAAGTTCGAGCCCAAAACAGCCGCGAGGATGTCGAGCAGCTTGTCCAGGATGGCATCAACATTATCACAAACTTCCACCCCAAATGGCCAGGCGTGCAAGAGGCCATCAACCTGTACGAAGTCTTGTCAAAGGCTTGTCTGCAGAGCTACACAGCCAAAGTTACGTTTGAGTTGTCGTCCCCCATGCCCAGTGCGCCCAACGGCCACTTCAAGTCGCCGTTTTTGACTGAAGACGGCAATTCTCCCGACTCGGAGAACTCGTCACCGCAAGGCCAACAGTCACACTCGGCAACATCTCTCTTCAGCAACCAGTCGCCATTCGGGTACAACATCGAGCCCCCTTATAACTTTGACCAGGGTGCCGAATATACGAACCAATCGCCGTTTCAAAACCAGCCCGCCTTTCGGTCAAACTCAATCTTCATGAACCCGATAAGCTCCTTGACAGATGCACACGGCCGGCGACTCTCTGAACTGGCTCCCGAGTCCACTCCCTACCAAACCCCGGCCGCAGAGCGAAAGGCAGGCACGCCGCCGATGCCTACAGGGACAGCAAGCTCGCTGCCAACTCCGCCAGAGTCGCTCCCGCCACCATCGGCAAAGTCCAGTCACATGAGCCTTTCGCCACGATTGGTTGGCACACCTCGAGGTCCAAGCCCGACTCCCACGCCAACGCTCCATCATGCAAGCCCACTGCCAATGGTCACCCGGCACAGTCCTGTTCCCGCTACTCATGGACTTGCTGAGTACGGCTTTGGGCAACCCTatgggcagcaacagcctggcccaccaacctcctccatggcGGCTCCATCCAACATTCCAGCCTTCACAATCCCTCCTATTCCAGGCTCCAATGCCCAAAGAGCAACGAGAGTGACCAACTGGAGCAACCCGCCCGCACCGATACTCCAACCACACACGTTTGCAGGTGCCAACTCGGCCAGCATCTGGGAgcccccaacccagcagcaAGGAGGTTATGCCTTTGCTGGCTCCAGCCttcaacatccaccaccaacgcaGTTCTCTCTGCCACCAGCGCCAGCAATACAGCATTCCgcccaaccacaacaacaacaacaaccacaacaacaacaaccacaacaacaacaacaccaaaccctTCAACCACGatcccatcatccaccatcacACCAGCTACAACCACACCAGCTACAACCACACCAGCAGCtgcaccaacaacagctccaacagcaacagcagcaacttcaacaacaacaacaacaacaacaaactcAACAGGCCTACAACCCCTACAGCCCGTACCACAACCTACCGATGGAAGGCGCCCCGTGGCATAACTCTACCTCAGCCGGGGGTCTCCTCTCGTGGGAAGGGTACGGGAACCAGTACTTTGGCAATGAGCGCCACGATAGCTTGAcgcaggagcagcagacGCAGCTGCTCAACATTCTGGAAGCGGATGGCATGAGTGATATTTCTGCGTATCTTGCCACTGGCAACGCTGCCAACGGTGGCCACGGCACTGGGAATTGGTAG
- a CDS encoding hypothetical protein (COG:S; EggNog:ENOG503NYFF) codes for MAKKKSSSQEDLVEAESDLGHQKLVRSQQQLIICRNKHWRYISAFHGPWLQLPPEVIETLANINYNTPRPRPIDPAVFFDLVKIRRLVDEAIDLAVRAASGVASLSQQSIPGLHHAAALGLGFGFRPGNQAKLSPERKHRMRKDATHKLCKAYKLDEVACSVSTMQSASALEEVASLVLQRSPDDSDAKYVHFFHEKIPSRQLAECTSLQPLDEAIHENPSDPEPLRTRGIVKIFKEDFQGAVADFTDALRVHRLRRPTHRYAGKEAEAEQQVAQRTARRTEDVVLKEEEQPSSLETQLLFQRAGVYLTMACQHVDAAFPDGSPQVPEPDSDGDQASPPLSPKVLEARQHVRQNAKRALRDYMTYLSHFEYSPDLPLDIAEDFARKVNSVANGVRVPRHTTKSASPVGNDERTTQKPHRIYVLSDLFAPSPPPDLPPYPITDLASLQAHQPPPPVLSPVITETLTYHPLLADALHALLLCHCLIQTSAKELLRHAYMVARLARLADGYPAFQASRSPARADWVEVLRAGGNWIQLAGAWDDLCAPAPVPVLHPNGSSPLHHLQHQPPQFKPALPSLDTTGSEVSTELKELPSPFPFPVPVETEKQRKDRLHHQIVLDALGDERVSDEPSFRQAVLARQLRAEHDYQLANAVAELRAQITSGVVAGQPQQPQQPPQQQQQQQQQQQQQQQLPANGRDNEDDDGSSLEGAIGDLDIDGQKVTSDGNGGVVARAQGNGNGGGPGRHELEKEYPVGSDRALAVARWVLDAPPNAGIVPGDGKKRRKRTVKKVAAPGGEAEKV; via the exons ATGGCCAAAAAGAAGTCTTCGTCCCAAGAGGACCTCGTCGAGGCTGAAAGCGACCTCGGTCACCAGAAACTGGTCAGGTCCCAGCAGCAACTCATAATATGCAGAAACAA ACACTGGCGATACATATCCGCCTTCCACGGCCCATGGCTCCAGCTTCCCCCCGAGGTCATTGAGACTCTGGCCAATATCAATTACAACACCCCTCGACCCCGCCCGATCGATCCTGCCGTGTTTTTCGACCTCGTCAAGATTAGGAGACTCGTCGACGAGGCCATTGACCTGGCTGTGCGCGCGGCGAGCGGCGTTGCTTCTCTCAGCCAGCAGAGCATCCCCGGCCTACACCATGCAGCCGCGTTGGGCCTTGGGTTTGGCTTTCGTCCAGGAAACCAAGCAAAGCTAAGTCCGGAGAGAAAACATCGAATGCGAAAAGATGCGACCCACAAGCTTTGCAAGGCGTACAAGCTGGATGAAGTAGCCTGTAGCGTCTCAACCATGCAGAGCGCTTCGGCactggaggaggttgcttcTTTGGTGCTTCAACGGAGTCCGGACGACAGCGACGCCAAATATGTGCACTTCTTTCACGAAAAGATTCCAAGTCGACAGCTCGCCGAATGCACGAGCTTGCAGCCATTGGACGAAGCGATACACGAGAATCCCTCGGACCCAGAGCCTCTGAGGACTCGAGGCATCGTCAAGATATTCAAGGAGGACTTTCAAGGGGCCGTCGCCGATTTCACAGACGCTCTGAGGGTCCATCGCCTTCGCCGACCAACCCACCGTTATGCAGGAAAGGAGGCCGAAGCCGAGCAGCAAGTGGCGCAAAGGACGGCGCGAAGAACCGAGGATGTTGTCTTGAAGGAAGAAGAGCAGCCGAGCAGCCTGGAGACACAGCTTTTGTTCCAACGTGCTGGAGTCTATCTCACCATGGCCTGCCAGCATGTTGACGCAGCCTTCCCCGACGGCTCTCCCCAAGTGCCAGAACCGGACAGCGACGGCGACCAGGCCTCCCCGCCATTGTCCCCCAAGGTTCTGGAGGCGAGGCAGCATGTGAGACAGAATGCGAAGCGGGCGCTTCGTGACTACATGACTTACCTTTCCCATTTCGAGTACTCGCCCGATCTACCCTTGGACATCGCCGAGGACTTTGCCCGCAAGGTGAACTCTGTCGCCAACGGCGTCCGTGTTCCCCGCCACACCACCAAGTCGGCGTCGCCCGTTGGAAACGACGAGAGAACCACACAGAAACCACACCGCATCTACGTCCTCTCGGATTTGTTTGCTCCTTCGCCACCACCAGATCTCCCGCCGTATCCCATCACGGACCTAGCCTCCCTGCAGGCACACCAGCCACCTCCGCCCGTTCTTTCTCCCGTCATCACAGAAACACTGACATACCACCCCCTTTTGGCCGACGCTCTCCACGCTCTCTTACTCTGCCACTGTCTCATCCAGACCTCGGCCAAggagctcctccgccacGCCTACATGGTCGCCCGCCTGGCCCGCCTAGCAGACGGCTACCCAGCCTTCCAAGCTAGTCGCTCCCCCGCCCGCGCGGACTGGGTCGAGGTCCTGCGCGCAGGAGGAAACTGGATCCAGCTAGCAGGCGCATGGGATGATCTCTGCGCGCCAGCTCCGGTGCCCGTTTTGCACCCGAATGGTTCCTCTCCGCTGCATCATCTTCAGCACCAGCCGCCGCAGTTTAAACCTGCACTGCCGTCGTTAGACACCACCGGATCAGAAGTATCCACCGAACTGAAGGAgcttccctcccctttcccatttCCTGTCCCAGTCGAGACAGAAAAACAGCGCAAGGACCGCTTGCATCACCAGATTGTTCTCGACGCCTTGGGCGACGAGCGGGTGAGCGACGAGCCGAGTTTCCGGCAGGCCGTGCTGGCCAGGCAGCTGAGGGCGGAGCACGACTACCAGCTTGCGAATGCCGTGGCTGAGCTACGCGCGCAGATAACATCCGGTGTTGTGGCTggacaaccacaacaaccacaacaaccaccacaacaacaacaacaacaacaacaacaacaacaacaacaacaacaactcccGGCAAATGGTCGTGAtaatgaggatgatgatgggtctAGTTTAGAAGGGGCAATCGGGGATTTAGACATTGACGGGCAAAAGGTCACGAGCGATGGGaatggcggggttgttgctCGTGCCCAAGGGAACGGGAATGGTGGTGGGCCAGGTAGGCATGAGCTCGAGAAGGAGTACCCTGTTGGGAGCGATAGGGCTTTGGCCGTGGCgaggtgggtgttggatGCGCCGCCTAATGCGGGGATCGTTCCCGgggatgggaagaagaggaggaagaggacggtCAAAAAGGTTGCTGCTCCTGGGGGTGAGGCGGAGAAGGTTTAG